A stretch of DNA from Aurantiacibacter atlanticus:
CTACCAGGCCTTTATTGACGCTGGTTATGAGCACATCGCCGTTCATGGGCAAAAAGGCTATCACGGGGTCGCAACTGTCAGCCGTGTTCCGATTCGCGATTTTTCCCGTCATGATTGGCAGGACAATGGCGAGGCGCGTCATGTCGGGGTGGAACTGACATCTCCCCAGCATCAGGGCATGATCGTGGAGAATGTCTATGTCCCGGCAGGCGGAGATGAGCCTGACCGGGTGATCAACCCGAAATTCGGACAGAAGCTCGATTTTCTCGAGCGCATGACCCGCTGGGCTGACGCGATAGATCGTCCCACAATGATTGTCGGCGATTTCAACATTGCCCCGCTCGAATGCGATGTGTGGAACCATAAGCAATTGCTCAAGGTCGTCAGCCATACGCCGCTGGAGGTGGAAACGCTGCAACGGTTCAAGGATGCGCATGGCTGGACCGATATCGGACGCGAGCACATTCGCGATCCGGATCGTTATTACAGCTGGTGGAGCTACCGTTCAAAGGACCGGAAGGCGAATGATCGCGGGCGGCGGCTGGATCACATGTGGGCCAGCCCCGATCTCGCGGCGCAATCCACCCGCCACTGGCTGCGCGAGGATGCGCGCGATTGGGAGAAACCTTCCGACCATATTCCCCTCATCACGGAATTCGATCTCTGACCGGGTCGCCGGCCTCCTCCGCTTCTCCCGCGCGGCGCGTGGCGCAGGCGGTGGACGCGCTGCGCCATGGCTGGCCGATTCGCGTGGGCACAGCACCGTTGTTACTGCCAGTGGAAACAGCGCCCCTGCGCGAAATTACCTCGCAGCGGCTGCTGATTTCAGCCGCCCGCGCCGAAACCCTGCGTCTCACC
This window harbors:
- the xth gene encoding exodeoxyribonuclease III codes for the protein MVSIATWNINSVRLRMPIVERFLKEEAVDVLCLQEIKCQEHQFPYQAFIDAGYEHIAVHGQKGYHGVATVSRVPIRDFSRHDWQDNGEARHVGVELTSPQHQGMIVENVYVPAGGDEPDRVINPKFGQKLDFLERMTRWADAIDRPTMIVGDFNIAPLECDVWNHKQLLKVVSHTPLEVETLQRFKDAHGWTDIGREHIRDPDRYYSWWSYRSKDRKANDRGRRLDHMWASPDLAAQSTRHWLREDARDWEKPSDHIPLITEFDL